Below is a window of Clostridiales bacterium DNA.
GTGCATAACCAATTAATTATTTTCATACATAATTCAGGATAGCGGGTATCGGCGCCTATGGACCAAATTCTATTGCCGCCAAACGGGTTCATACCATAAGCAATAACATTAGCCTCATTAGGAACCAAAGCCAGCATCATTCTGTTATTAGCGATATTGTCATCCGAGTTAAACGCGTAAGAACCCGAATAATTAAATATTGAGAAGAATGTTCCTCCGTTGGTAACTTTTTCGCTCATATTATCATAAGTTTGAGTCATTGAGTTAGGGTCAAGCAACCCCGCCCTGTATAACCTGTTAAAGAATTTCAAAGATTCAAGATAAGGACCGCCTTGTTCCAACGCGCCATAGAATCTGCCTGTGTTAGGGTCATATAAGCCTATTCCGTGCTCGTCATAGCCATAATAAGCCGTAGCGAACGCCTTTACATACATAACCATATTTCCGTCCCAGTCAGGCCATAAAGAAACAGCGTAAGTATCTTTGCCAACATCGTCTTTGGGGCATATATTTTTCATTTCTACCAAAAGGTTATAATAATCGTTCAAATCATTTATTTCAGGTCTGCCCAATTCATTGTATAAATCCCATCTTATGTCCCAAGTATAAAAGAAGTTTTCGTGGTCATCGGCTGAAGGCGCGATGTTATGACCAATACCATAAATCTTGCCGTTTTCGTTTATTTCTCTATTAGCTTCCAAGGCTTGGCTCATATGTTCCAAAATATAAGGACCGTAATTTTTTAACAAATCTTCTTCTTCCCAATCAAAAAGCAAGCCGTTTTTTATAGCGTTTTTATATTCCGAGCCATTGCTTCCCCAAACCACAATATCGCCCAAAAAGCCGCTTTCCATTCGCGTTTCATAAATACCCTCGTCGTCTTTTATTATTACCATCTCCACTCCAAACTTATCTTCCAAAGCCGCGGCCATCATTCCGACTTGTTTGCCCGAGTAATTGGCAAGCTGGGAATAAACCTCTAACCGAATTAATTTTTTCTTCTTACACCCGCCGCTGCCCAAAACGACAGCAAAGCATAGCAAAACCGCGATTATAATTGAAAAAATTTTTTTGCTCGGTTTCACAATCATTTCCTCCTATATATTTTTTAAAATTGTCTTTTATATTTATCCTTTTACAGCGCCCAACATTATGCCTTTTACAAAATATCGCTGCATAAACGGATAAACGAGCATAATCGGGATTATAGAAACCATTGATATGGTGTATTTTACAATTCTTTCGTTAATTGAATATCTTGATATAATGTTTCCTTCCATAACTGTTCTAAGGTCCGAAGTTTTGGTCAGATACACATACAGTCTATGCTGCAAGGTGTATAACTCGGGTCTGCCCGCCATCAACACAAGCGAATCCTGAAAAGAGTTCCAATGCCCCACCGCGCCAAAAACCGCGATGGTTGCCAAAATAGGTATGCTCAACGGCCAAATAATTTTAGTAAAAATTTTTAAAGTGCCCGCGCCTTCTATAATCGCG
It encodes the following:
- a CDS encoding extracellular solute-binding protein translates to MKPSKKIFSIIIAVLLCFAVVLGSGGCKKKKLIRLEVYSQLANYSGKQVGMMAAALEDKFGVEMVIIKDDEGIYETRMESGFLGDIVVWGSNGSEYKNAIKNGLLFDWEEEDLLKNYGPYILEHMSQALEANREINENGKIYGIGHNIAPSADDHENFFYTWDIRWDLYNELGRPEINDLNDYYNLLVEMKNICPKDDVGKDTYAVSLWPDWDGNMVMYVKAFATAYYGYDEHGIGLYDPNTGRFYGALEQGGPYLESLKFFNRLYRAGLLDPNSMTQTYDNMSEKVTNGGTFFSIFNYSGSYAFNSDDNIANNRMMLALVPNEANVIAYGMNPFGGNRIWSIGADTRYPELCMKIINWLCTPEGSMYNFNGLQGLIWDYDKDGNTYFTEFGRKRTNDPTTLLNGKIWKSPWSGKTYELSSNFNDGK